A single window of Vicinamibacterales bacterium DNA harbors:
- the sucD gene encoding succinate--CoA ligase subunit alpha, with the protein MAVLIDKNTRLLVQGITGREGTFHAKAAAAYGTTVVGGVTPGKGGTTHEGWPVFDTVADCVAATGANASVIFVPPPGGADAVLEAADAGLDLAVCITEGIPTLDMLRVFGAIRGGRTRVIGPNCPGLITAGQAKAGIIPGHICKEGRVGIVSKSGTLTYEAIHQLTRNGLGQTTCIGIGGDPLIGTSFIDALTLFAGDPQTEAVVMIGEIGGNAEQDAAAWIRTHFRKPVVGFIAGQTAPPGRRMGHAGAIIAGGKGTAAEKMDALAAAGVRVVKSPADIGAAVQEVMR; encoded by the coding sequence ATGGCCGTACTCATCGATAAGAACACCAGGCTGCTGGTGCAGGGCATCACCGGGCGCGAGGGGACGTTTCACGCGAAGGCGGCGGCGGCGTACGGAACCACGGTCGTCGGCGGCGTCACTCCCGGCAAGGGCGGCACCACGCACGAGGGCTGGCCGGTGTTCGACACCGTGGCCGACTGCGTCGCCGCGACGGGCGCCAACGCGTCCGTGATCTTCGTCCCGCCTCCGGGCGGCGCCGACGCAGTGCTCGAAGCGGCGGACGCCGGGCTCGACCTGGCCGTCTGCATCACCGAAGGCATCCCCACGCTCGACATGCTGCGTGTCTTCGGCGCCATCCGCGGCGGCAGGACGCGGGTCATCGGCCCCAATTGCCCCGGGCTGATTACCGCCGGCCAGGCGAAGGCCGGTATCATTCCCGGCCATATCTGCAAGGAAGGGCGGGTCGGCATCGTCTCGAAGAGCGGCACGCTGACCTATGAGGCGATCCACCAGCTCACCAGGAACGGGCTGGGACAGACGACCTGCATCGGCATCGGCGGCGACCCGCTGATCGGCACCAGCTTCATCGACGCGCTGACGCTGTTCGCCGGCGACCCGCAGACCGAGGCGGTCGTGATGATCGGCGAAATCGGCGGCAACGCCGAACAGGACGCCGCGGCGTGGATCAGGACGCATTTCCGCAAGCCGGTGGTCGGGTTCATCGCCGGCCAGACCGCGCCGCCGGGACGCCGCATGGGGCACGCCGGGGCGATCATCGCCGGCGGCAAGGGCACCGCGGCGGAGAAGATGGACGCGCTCGCCGCCGCCGGCGTGCGCGTCGTGAAGAGTCCGGCGGACATCGGCGCCGCAGTTCAAGAGGTCATGCGGTAA
- a CDS encoding succinate dehydrogenase cytochrome b subunit: protein MAVRRVFGSSVGTKLLLGVTGLLLFAYLIIHLLGNLIVFAGQETFNHYAHALAGNPLVVPAEIALLLFFVVHIYKAVTMWAANQRARPVAYAKKTWAGHTSRKSVASTTMIWTGLAILVFVIIHVAHIKYGAWYDIGEPPVRDLYRTEVEVFSSPVWVAVYVIAMVLVGFHLRHGFSSAFQSLGASHPTYTRRLVVLGTIVAIVIAGGFAIIPIWVYLTR, encoded by the coding sequence GTGGCAGTTCGTCGGGTGTTTGGCAGTTCCGTCGGTACGAAGCTCCTCCTCGGCGTCACCGGTCTTCTCCTCTTCGCGTATCTCATCATTCACCTGCTCGGCAACCTGATCGTTTTCGCCGGCCAGGAAACGTTCAATCACTACGCGCATGCCCTCGCCGGCAATCCGCTGGTCGTGCCGGCGGAAATCGCGCTGCTCCTCTTCTTCGTCGTCCACATCTACAAGGCGGTGACGATGTGGGCGGCCAACCAGCGCGCGCGCCCGGTGGCCTACGCGAAGAAGACCTGGGCGGGGCATACCAGCCGCAAGTCGGTCGCGTCGACGACGATGATCTGGACCGGGCTGGCGATCCTGGTGTTCGTCATCATCCACGTGGCGCACATCAAGTACGGCGCGTGGTACGACATCGGCGAGCCGCCGGTGCGGGATCTCTACCGGACCGAAGTCGAGGTCTTCTCCTCGCCCGTCTGGGTGGCGGTCTACGTGATCGCGATGGTGCTGGTGGGATTTCACCTGCGCCATGGTTTCTCGAGCGCGTTCCAGTCGCTCGGCGCCAGCCACCCGACCTACACCAGGCGGCTCGTCGTCCTCGGCACGATCGTGGCGATCGTCATCGCCGGCGGTTTCGCCATCATCCCGATCTGGGTGTATCTGACGCGATGA
- a CDS encoding 2-oxoacid:ferredoxin oxidoreductase subunit beta yields the protein MGEPVKAKTNRIGLEMAPYRGGKTTLCAGCGHNAISERIIDAFFEMGVNPRDVIKLSGIGCSSKTPAYFLADAHGFNSVHGRMPSVATGALLANRKMIAIGVSGDGDTGAIGIGQFVHLMRRNVPLVYIIEDNGCYGLTKGQFSPTADVGSTQKNGQPNDLPPIDTCMLAVQLGASFVARSFSGDKKQLLAILKAAIAHRGTAMIDVLSPCVTFNDHEGSTKSYAYVKEHDEPGGEVNFVPFFEDISVEYDPGTTTAVTMHDGSKLYLKKVAEEYNPTDKLAAMRLMHETHARGEFATGILYIEPDKDDFVNQLNLVDTPLAFLPTGTVRPGREVLDAVMEEHR from the coding sequence ATGGGCGAGCCAGTCAAGGCCAAGACGAACCGGATCGGACTCGAGATGGCGCCGTATCGCGGCGGCAAGACGACGCTGTGCGCCGGCTGCGGGCACAACGCCATCTCGGAGCGCATCATCGACGCGTTCTTCGAGATGGGCGTCAATCCGCGCGACGTCATCAAGCTGTCCGGGATCGGCTGCTCGAGCAAGACCCCGGCCTATTTCCTGGCCGACGCGCACGGCTTCAACTCGGTCCACGGACGCATGCCGTCGGTGGCCACCGGGGCGCTGCTCGCCAACCGTAAAATGATCGCCATCGGCGTCAGCGGCGACGGCGACACCGGCGCGATCGGCATCGGCCAGTTCGTCCATCTGATGCGCCGCAACGTGCCGCTGGTCTACATCATCGAAGACAACGGCTGCTACGGACTCACCAAGGGGCAGTTCTCGCCGACCGCCGACGTCGGATCGACGCAGAAGAACGGCCAGCCCAACGACCTGCCGCCGATCGACACCTGCATGCTCGCGGTCCAGCTCGGCGCCTCGTTCGTGGCGCGCTCGTTCTCCGGAGACAAGAAGCAGCTGCTCGCGATTCTGAAGGCGGCGATCGCGCACCGCGGCACGGCGATGATCGACGTGCTCTCCCCCTGCGTCACCTTCAACGATCACGAGGGTTCGACCAAGAGCTACGCCTACGTGAAGGAGCACGACGAGCCCGGCGGCGAAGTGAACTTCGTCCCGTTCTTCGAGGACATCAGCGTCGAATACGACCCCGGCACCACCACCGCGGTGACGATGCACGACGGGTCGAAGCTGTACCTGAAGAAGGTGGCCGAGGAGTACAATCCGACCGACAAGCTCGCGGCGATGCGGCTGATGCACGAAACCCACGCACGCGGCGAGTTCGCCACCGGCATCCTCTACATCGAGCCGGACAAGGACGACTTCGTCAACCAGCTCAACCTGGTCGACACGCCGCTGGCGTTCCTGCCCACCGGTACCGTCCGCCCCGGACGCGAGGTGCTGGACGCCGTGATGGAAGAACACAGATAA
- a CDS encoding 2-oxoacid:acceptor oxidoreductase subunit alpha, which produces MNKVVNDFSIQVATVNGSGSQTANLVLLRSIFQMGIPVSGKNMFPSNIAGLPTWYTVRANRDGFIARKKEVDFLVAMNAETAREDVMTLEPGRAVLYDEPLKLNQLRTDLTFYPVPFDKIVATVCTDAKLRRLVKNMIYDGVLSELLGIEMGEMEKALRKQFGKKVKAADLNMGALKAGADYAKQHLTKADPFAVERMNKTGGMILIEGNTAAALGAMFAGVTVVAWYPITPSSSLPEALIGYLKKYRVDPATGKATYAVVQAEDEIASIGMVLGAGWAGARAMTSTSGPGVSLMSEFAGLAYYAEIPGVVFDIQRVGPSTGLPTRTAQGDIASTALLSHGDTKQILLIPSSVEECFELAQDAFDLAERFQQLVFVMSDLDLGMNTWMSTPFTYPDRVYDRGKVLTAENVKALGAEWGRYRDVDGDGIPYRTIPDTGMPSYFTRGSGHNERGQYSERPDDYQRNVDRLARKHETAKQQVPAPIVEDADAEVAIVAYGTSHWAVVEARTQLEKEAGLKTAYMRLRAFPFPAEVDAFIARYKRVYLVEQNRDAQMKMLLRIELPAGATNHVRSVLHYNGLPIDARSITDDILVQEGRKARDTVEAAAAVGRGAAAVATAAREGE; this is translated from the coding sequence ATGAACAAGGTCGTCAACGACTTCAGCATCCAGGTCGCCACCGTCAACGGATCCGGCAGTCAGACCGCCAATCTCGTGCTGCTGCGGTCCATCTTCCAGATGGGCATCCCGGTCTCGGGCAAGAACATGTTCCCGTCGAACATCGCCGGGCTGCCGACCTGGTACACCGTCCGCGCCAACCGCGACGGCTTCATCGCGCGCAAGAAGGAAGTCGACTTCCTCGTCGCGATGAACGCGGAGACCGCCAGGGAGGACGTGATGACGCTCGAGCCCGGGCGCGCGGTCCTCTATGACGAGCCGCTGAAACTGAACCAGCTGCGCACCGACCTGACGTTCTATCCGGTGCCGTTCGACAAGATCGTGGCGACCGTCTGCACCGACGCCAAGCTGCGGCGGCTGGTCAAGAACATGATTTACGACGGCGTGCTCTCCGAGCTCCTCGGCATCGAGATGGGGGAGATGGAGAAGGCGCTGCGCAAACAGTTCGGCAAGAAGGTCAAGGCCGCCGACCTCAACATGGGCGCCCTGAAGGCGGGCGCGGACTACGCGAAGCAGCACCTGACGAAAGCGGATCCGTTCGCCGTCGAGCGGATGAACAAGACCGGCGGGATGATCCTGATCGAAGGGAACACCGCGGCCGCGCTCGGCGCCATGTTCGCCGGCGTCACCGTCGTCGCCTGGTATCCCATCACCCCCTCGTCGTCGCTGCCCGAAGCGCTGATCGGCTACCTGAAGAAGTATCGCGTCGACCCGGCGACCGGGAAGGCGACCTACGCGGTCGTGCAGGCCGAAGACGAAATCGCCTCGATCGGCATGGTGCTCGGCGCCGGCTGGGCGGGGGCGCGGGCGATGACGTCCACGTCGGGGCCAGGTGTATCGCTGATGAGCGAGTTCGCCGGGCTGGCGTATTACGCCGAGATCCCCGGGGTGGTGTTCGACATCCAGCGCGTCGGACCGTCGACCGGCCTTCCGACGCGGACCGCGCAGGGAGACATCGCGTCCACGGCCCTGCTGTCGCACGGCGACACCAAGCAGATCCTGCTCATTCCGAGCTCGGTGGAGGAGTGCTTCGAGCTGGCCCAGGATGCGTTCGATCTCGCCGAGCGCTTCCAGCAGCTCGTGTTCGTGATGAGCGACCTCGATCTCGGCATGAACACGTGGATGTCGACGCCGTTCACCTATCCCGATCGCGTCTACGACCGCGGCAAGGTGCTCACGGCGGAGAACGTCAAGGCGCTCGGCGCCGAGTGGGGCCGCTACCGCGACGTGGACGGCGACGGGATTCCGTATCGCACGATCCCGGACACCGGCATGCCGTCGTATTTCACCCGCGGCTCCGGGCACAACGAACGCGGCCAGTACAGCGAGCGGCCGGACGACTATCAGCGGAACGTCGATCGCCTCGCGCGCAAGCACGAGACGGCGAAGCAGCAGGTGCCGGCGCCCATCGTCGAGGACGCCGACGCGGAGGTCGCCATTGTCGCCTACGGGACGAGCCACTGGGCGGTGGTCGAGGCGCGCACCCAGCTGGAGAAGGAGGCGGGCCTCAAGACCGCCTACATGCGGCTCCGCGCGTTCCCGTTCCCGGCCGAGGTCGACGCGTTCATCGCCCGCTACAAGCGGGTCTACCTGGTGGAGCAGAACCGCGACGCACAGATGAAGATGCTCCTGCGGATCGAGCTGCCCGCCGGCGCGACGAATCACGTGCGCAGCGTGCTGCACTACAACGGGCTGCCGATCGACGCACGCTCGATTACCGACGACATCCTGGTGCAGGAAGGGCGCAAGGCGCGCGACACGGTGGAGGCCGCGGCGGCGGTGGGCCGCGGCGCGGCCGCGGTGGCGACGGCGGCGCGGGAGGGAGAATGA
- the sucC gene encoding ADP-forming succinate--CoA ligase subunit beta, with product MKIHEYQAKALLAKYGVPVPQGEVVFNAPEAAAVAQRLGGGTVVVKAQIHAGGRGKGGGVKVVRNPAEAQAAAEKMLGMNLVTYQTGPAGQKVQRVLIEQGLSIARELYLGIVLDRSSERLVLMVSREGGVEIEKVAHETPEKIHKAFIHPGLGLSAFQARKLAFALGLAGPQVAQAVKVMTALYDAFVATDASLLEINPLIVTGDGALLALDAKMNFDDNALFRHPEFKELRDPSEEDPLEVEASKYSLNYIKLDGNIGCMVNGAGLAMATMDIIKLAGGEPANFLDVGGGANAEQIKNAFRILMADHGVQAVFINIFGGILRCDILAEGVIAAVKDLGVRVPIVIRMEGTNVEQGKRMLRDSGLNFQTADDMKEGAEKVVAAAEASEKQLHGRTHR from the coding sequence ATGAAGATTCACGAGTATCAGGCGAAGGCCCTCCTGGCGAAGTACGGCGTCCCGGTCCCGCAGGGTGAGGTCGTGTTCAACGCTCCGGAAGCGGCGGCGGTGGCGCAGCGGCTCGGCGGCGGCACCGTGGTGGTGAAAGCGCAGATTCACGCCGGCGGACGCGGCAAGGGGGGCGGCGTCAAGGTGGTCAGGAATCCGGCGGAGGCGCAGGCCGCGGCCGAGAAGATGCTGGGCATGAACCTGGTCACCTATCAGACCGGACCTGCCGGGCAGAAGGTCCAGCGCGTGCTGATCGAGCAGGGGCTGAGCATCGCGCGCGAGCTCTACCTTGGCATCGTGCTGGATCGCTCTAGCGAGCGCCTCGTCCTGATGGTCAGCCGGGAAGGGGGCGTCGAGATCGAGAAGGTCGCGCACGAGACCCCCGAGAAGATTCACAAGGCATTCATTCACCCCGGGCTGGGGCTCAGCGCGTTCCAGGCGCGGAAGCTCGCGTTCGCGCTCGGCCTCGCCGGGCCGCAGGTCGCGCAGGCGGTCAAGGTGATGACCGCCCTCTACGACGCGTTTGTCGCCACGGACGCCTCGCTGCTCGAGATCAATCCTCTGATCGTCACCGGCGACGGCGCGCTGCTGGCCCTCGACGCCAAGATGAACTTCGACGACAACGCGCTGTTCCGCCACCCGGAGTTCAAGGAGCTGCGCGACCCGAGCGAAGAGGACCCGCTGGAAGTGGAGGCGTCGAAGTACAGCCTCAATTACATCAAGCTCGATGGCAACATCGGGTGCATGGTGAACGGCGCCGGCCTCGCCATGGCGACGATGGACATCATCAAGCTGGCGGGGGGCGAGCCGGCCAACTTCCTCGACGTGGGCGGAGGCGCCAATGCGGAGCAGATCAAGAACGCGTTCCGCATCCTGATGGCCGACCACGGCGTGCAGGCGGTGTTCATCAACATCTTCGGCGGCATCCTGCGCTGTGACATCCTGGCCGAAGGGGTGATTGCCGCGGTGAAGGATCTGGGGGTGCGCGTCCCGATCGTCATCCGCATGGAAGGCACCAACGTGGAGCAGGGGAAGCGCATGCTGCGCGACAGCGGTCTGAACTTCCAGACCGCCGATGATATGAAAGAAGGCGCGGAGAAGGTCGTCGCGGCGGCGGAAGCGTCAGAAAAGCAACTACATGGCCGTACTCATCGATAA